CGCGAAATACCGGAACAAAAGTGCGAAAACAGCTCCTTTGGATACTGTTGCCAGAAACGCCGTAACCGGTGCCGGAGCTCCCTGGTACACATCCGCCACCCACATATGAAAGGGAACAACTCCCAACTTGAATCCTATGCCTACGAAGATAAGACCTGCACCAGCAAGCAGTAGAACCTGCGGGGCTTCGGTGCCGATCTCCCGGAGGGCGATGAAATTCATGATGCCTGTTTGGGCGAATACCAGCGCCATGCCGAAAAGCAGGAACGCGTCGGCAGTCGCAGTAAGAACAAGATATTTAAGTCCTGCTTCAACACCATCGCGAGTCAGTCGCTTGTAAGCAACCAGGGCATACAATGAGATACTCAGGATTTCCAACCCCAGAAAGAATGAAGCAAAATGGCTGCTGCACGTAAGAACTGCTGCACCTAAACAACCCAGAAGCAGAAGCACGTAGAATTCTTCTTCAGGCTCGGTATATTCCTGAAAGTAACCGTGCGCGAGAACCGCAACCGCCAAGCCTGCGGCAAATATCAAACCCATGTAATATGACGCGAAGCCGTCCACAAGGAACAGAGGCGTAACCTGCCTGGGAATGGAATGGGACACGGCAACAACCGCCATGAGAGAAGCTGCCAGACCAGAACCCGCAATCACGGCCGAGATTACATGGCTGCGGTGGAACGCAACAAAAAGCATGAGCAAGACTGCTGCTGCAGATAGGATCAGAAAAGGCAAAAGCATGAAAAGATCGAAAAGATTCATTACCGATTTCCGGATTCAAAAGCATTCGGAACGTTTGCTGACTTGATTTCAGAAGAGGAATCTTGCCGGGAAGCATCCCGACTCGCTTCCTCGCTTGCCTGGATTGCCTCGACTGCGGGGCGGGTAACACTCAGAAGTGGCTGGGGATGCAATCCTAACCACAGGAGCCCCACAATCATGCTTGCGGCCATTGCGGTTTCCCTGAGCGACAGATCGGGCAATTGCCATCGTTCATTGCTCTGCCCGTAAAATGCCTTTTGCACCAACCAGAGCGAATAGACTGCGGCAAATACAAGGCCGAAAACAGCGGGAACCGTATAAAAGGGATTCGCCTGATACACACCAACGAGTATTAAAAACTCTCCCACGAAATTTCCCAGCCCCGGCAAGCCGAGTGATGCCAGAGCAAAGAACAGGACCGCTCCACCCATTCTGGGCACTGAGGCCCACAATCCGCCCATACGGCTCATCTCACGAGAATGGATCCTTTCCTGCAAAGCGCCCACGAGGACGAATAAGGCCCCTGTGCTGAGTCCGTGTGCGACCATCTGCACCACCGCCCCCTGGAGAGCCCATTGGTTGCAGGCAAAAACACCCAAGAGAACGAAACCGAGGTGGCTTACGCTAGTGTACGCTACCAGCCGCTTCAGGTCGGTCTGTGCGAAGGCCAAAACAGCACCGTACAGTATGCCCACCAGTCCCATTATCATTGCCACCGGAGCGAATGAAGCAGAGGCTTCCGGAAACAGGGGCAAGATGAACCGCAAGAGACCGTACGCTCCTGTTTTCAGGAGAAGACCGGCAAGTATGACGCTTCCGGCTGTAGGCGCTTCAGTATGTGCATCAGGAAGCCATGTGTGGAACGGCACTGCCGGGAGTTTCACCGCAAAAGCGGCGAAGAACCCGAGCATTAACCAGAAAGAAAACGGTCCTGTCACAGGATTTTCAAGAAGCTGAAAGTAATCGAACGTGTATGTGCCGGTGCTGCCGCCATTCACAAAATACAGGCCCAGCATGGCAAAAAGCATGAGAAGTCCGCCGGCCTGGGTGAAAATGAAGAACTTAACTGCGGCATATATTCTGTTTTCATGGCCCCAAATTCCGATGAGAAAGTACATGGGGACAAGCATAACTTCCCAGAAAAAATAGAAAAGAATCAAATCGAAGGCCAGAAACACGCCGAGAATTCCGCTCAGAACCGTCATCAGCAGAAAATGAAAAAAGCCCGCATTCTCCTGAATTTCCGTCCATGAGCACGCGACGGCGATGATGCCGAGAAAGAGCGTCAAAAAGACCAGGACAAGGCTCAGTCCATCCATCGCCAAATGGAAGCTTATGCCTAATTGAGGCATCCACTCTAACTGAATGTCCGCCAGCCACGTCCCCGGAGAAGACCACGCAATGAACGCAAGATAGACGGCACCTGCCAGATCTATCGCGAGGGCTGCCAGAGAGATCCAACGAGACCATCGAACCTCTCTTCCCGCCAGTATCCAGGTGACGATACCGCCGAGGAACGGAATCAAAATGAGCAGAACCAGAATCATAGAAACACCATGAAAGCAGCAGCCAGGATTGCTCCGACAGCAATGCCGACTGCATAATGTCTCACGAGCCCTGTTTGGGTTCGACTCAAGACACCATTGAGCCATCCTGTCACTTTAGCAATTCCGGCGTACAGGGAGTCGACAATATCCGCTCGGTTTTTCGAGGAAATCCATACAAACGGCACGATGAAGACACGCCTGTAAAGCCAGTCAAACCCGAATCCCGCATACCAGTACTCGTGGATCACGGATCCGAATCGGGTAGCTGCGAGACGATCCAAAATTGCGGAGGGCTCTATATACAGGAAAAATCCCACAAGAACACCCGAGAGAGAAACAATCGCCGCAGCCAACGCCAGAACAGTCTCCGTGCTCATGCTCATGTGCTGACTCTTCACAGCAGGCAGAGCGGTCTGGAGAAAATCGGTGAACAGCGTGACATGACCCAAAACCCTGGGGGTCTCCAGAAATCCTGAGACAACGGACAAACCGGCCAATACCGCGAGAGGTATTACAATCGCAAGTCCGGGCTTTTTCGGAGATCCTGACTTCTCATGTCCGAAAAACACGAGGAAGACTACTCGAAAGATGTACAAGGACGTGATGAACGCTCCGAGAACTCCTCCCAGCCACAACAATGGATTCCCCTGTTCTGAAGACCATGTGAAGAGCAGAATGGCATCTTTGCTGTAGAATCCCCCTGTGATGAGAGGAATGGCGGCCAGCGAACCCGATCCTATGAGAAAGGTCCAAAATGCCACCGGTAGCTTTTTCCGCAGACCGCCCATTTTGAAGATATTCTGTTCATGATGCATGGCAGTAATGACCACACCCGCGGAAAGAAACAAAACAGACTTGAAAAATGCGTGGGTAAAGAAATGAAAAATAGCTGCGGACCATGCACCGACTCCCAGAGCCAGAAACATGTACCCTATCTGGCTCATGGTGGAGTATGCCAGGACCCGCTTTATATCCGTTTGGACCAGGGCGCTGAAACCGGCAATCAGAAGCGTAAGCAATCCGATGGTAGCCACCGTGGTCTGTACGGGCGGCGCAAGAGAGAACAGGACGTTTGTCCTCGCGATCAGATAGACTCCGGCAGTGACCATGGTAGCTGCGTGGATGAGGGCACTCACCGGTGTAGGACCTGCCATTGCATCGGGAAGCCATGTTTGGAGTGGCAATTGAGCAGACTTGCCCAAGGCTCCGATCAGGATAAGGGTAGCTGCGAGCACGGCCGTTTGTGATCCGGGATACCATGCGATCGAAGCACGTGTTATGATTTCCTGTATCTGAAGAGTGCCCAAGTGGGCGAAAAGGAAGAAGATGCCCAAAGCGAGAGCAGTATCCCCAATACGGGTTATGACAAAAGCTTTTATTGCAGCGTAACCGTTCTCCGGGTTCTTGTACCAGAAACCGATGAGAAGGTAGCTGCATATTCCCACTCCTTCCCAGCCAAGGTACAGAAGGAGCATGTTGTCAGCAAGAACCAGAACCAGCATGAATCCCACGAAGAGATTCATGTACGCAAAGAACTTCTGATAATCTTCTTCATCAATCATGTACTCTGCAGAGTACAGATGAATGAAAAATCCGACCACCGTCACCACCATTGCCATGGTCAGCGAAAGCGCATCGAAGTAAAAACTGATCCTGGGTGCAAATCCGGCAACGTTGAACCATGACCCCACGGAATGTACGTAGAAGGTCTGCTTGGATAACGGAATCATGAACTCGAACATTGCAATGAGTGCGACAATTGCGGAGACACCTACCGAACCCACGCCGATTGCGGCAATCACCCGTTTCTGAAGCCTCGATCCGGTGAGGGCGAGTATCAGGAATCCCAAAAACGGCAGAGCTGGAATGAGCCAAACTTTGGTAAACATTTATCCTCTCATGGTATCTGCCGCGTCAGTGTTCAGAGTTTTGAAACGATGATAGAACTGAACGACCAGAGTCAACCCTACAGCTACTTCAGCAGCCGCCATGGTCAGCACGAAAATAAACATCACCTGACCGTCCGGTTGTCCCCATCTTGCGCCTGCGATTACGAAAGCCAAACCTGCAGCATTGAGCATCACCTCAATTGACATGAGCATGAATATGATGTTTCTCCGCACGAGAAGACCGATCAAACCAAGCGAAAACAGTATTGCGCAGAGAATCAGCCCGTGCTCCATGGGTACGGAAGCAGTCACGATCTACCTCCTCCCGGCGACCTTCGACCGAGATGATACGCACCCACAAGTCCCGCCAGCAGCAGTATCGAAGCCAGTTCGACTCCCAGCACGTACGGACCGAACAGAGCTATTCCCACCTGTTTGGGACCCACTTCCTCAACGGCTGAAGGAATTCCTCGATTCTGAAGAAAGACGTATGCCAATTCCAAAAGGAGAATGGTCGCAAGTACGGAAGGCCCGATCCATGTCTTCGGGTTGAACAATTGCTTATAACGATCCTCTTCCTCGGACCCGGGATTCAGCATCATGATCACAAATACGAAAAGCACCATTATCGCCCCGGCATACACGATTATCTCCAGTGCCGCAGCAAACGGTGCTCCAATGGTAAAAAAGACAAGAGCGACAGCGAGGAGTGAAAGAATCAGGTACAGGAGCGAATGTACCGGATTGCGCAACGTGATCACGAGCACGGTGGCCACAATCGCGACAAGTCCCGAAATATAGAACACAATATTCAATGCTATCTCCTCAATCGGAACTAGAGCATCAGATCGTTTACATCAACCGGGGGTTTTTGATTCAGCGATTCTTCATCCTTTTCTTTTTTTCCCACGGCAAGCCCTGAAACTGCATAGAAATTGTAGTCCGGATATTTTCCCGGACCGTCAATGAGCAAGTGTTCTTTCTCATATACGAGATTGTGTCTCTCGTATTCCGACATTTCGAAGTCATTGGTCAGTTGTATCGCATATGTAGGGCACGCCTCCTCGCAAAATCCGCAAAAAATGCATCGCGAGAAGTTGATGCGAAAGAATTCAGGATATCTCCGTCCTTCCGGTGTCTGGGTTGCTTGAAGAGCAATACAATCTACCGGACAGGCTACAGCGCAAAGGTAACAGGCTACACAGCGCTCCTGGCCGTCAGGGTCTCTCGACAGGATGATTCGGCCGCGCCATCGAGGCGGAATATAAGGCTTTTCCTCAGGATAAAGGATAGTCTCACGCTTGCGAAACGAATGCATGAGAATAGTCCACATGCTTTTCAGAAAAGCGAACATCGCGTTACCTCATACCAATGCGCTTTCAAAGCAATAAAATCTTATTCTTTTGATTGCGAGCCGATTTCAAAACCCACCCGCGAGCACAATGCCGCCCAGCACAACGAGGTTGAGCAATGAAATCGGCAGCATTACTTTCCAGCCGAAGGACATCAGTTGATCGTACCTCGGGCGAGGAAACGTAGCCCGGAACAGAATGAACAGTATAATGAACACGAACGTTTTCAGAAAAAACCATATCACCGGCGGAAGAACAGGGCCGTGCCATCCGCCCAAAAAAAGAATCACCGTCAATGCCGAGATGAGGACGATGCCAAGGTACTCGCCCACAAAAAACATGCCGAATTTCATACCGGAATATTCTGTGTGAAAACCCGCAACCAACTCGTTTTCCGCCTCAGGGAGATCGAAAGGGAGACGCCTGGTTTCGGCCAGTCCGGCTATGACAAAAACTATAAATCCTGGAAATTGCGGAATAACGAACCAGAGATTCTGCTGAGCATCCACGATCTCACGCAGATTGAAACTGCCGGCCAGCATCACAACGCCCATGACTGACAGTCCCATGTAGATTTCATAACTCACCATCTGGGCCGCTGCTCTTACCGCTCCTATGAGCGAGTATTTGGCAGCCGACGACCAGCCGCCCAGAGCCACACTGTACACACCGAGGGATGACATGCCCAGTATGAACAGCAGCCCTATGTTTAGATCGGCAATGAAGATTCCCGGAGCAAAAGGCACCACTGCAAAGGAAACCAACACCGTGAACATGATGATTGTGGGTGCGATGACAAAAACCCATTTGTCCGAAAATGGCGGGATCCAGTCTTCCTTGGTGAGGATTTTGACCATGTCCGCCAATACCTGAAGCAAACCGAACGGACCTGCCCGATTGGGGCCGTACCGATCCTGCCATAGCCCGAGGAGGCGACGTTCCACCCAGATCAGGCCTGCTGCTAGAGCCAGGAGAACAACGAGTACTGCCACTATGATCAGAATCGGTTTCAAAACGGCTTCCATATTAGGTTCTATCTCTCTCGACTGCTCTGATACCAATTTGCATTCAAAATCCCCCACATTCCCCCCTTTATTAAAGGGGGGGTAGAGGGGATTTTTCGTCTAACTTTGAAAGCAAATCGGACTGATCTCTCCCCAGGCCGGCAGATCTATTCCTTTCAAGCCGGGAAGTCCCACGGGTAGTCCGGCCACTCCCTGAGCCAGTCCGGGGATGATTCTTAACGGAAGCTCGTACACGCGATCGAGCTTCACCTCCATCAAATCTCCTTCGTCTGATCCAAACAAGGCCGCATCTTCCGGGGACAGCCCTACATAGGGTTTCGGTGATCGTTCCGCGATACCGGGACTGAGCACACTGAGTTCTTCAGATCCAAAAATGTGATACAGCGTCACGAACTGCCAGGCATCGGGTCTGGACTCGAAGGACTGAGGCACATCGTTGAAATAGTCTCGAATCGGCTCAGTCCGAGGTTCGATGAGACGAACTCCCGGGTTTCCTCCCACGAGCGGACCGGCGATTTCACTCTGGAATTTGTTTAGAGACTGTATGGAATTCCAGCCCGGCCACCAGAACCGAGGAATGAGCGGCAAATCCGGTGTGCTTTGCGCCCCTTCCATGGAAAATTCCAAGGGAGAATCCGGATCGATCGGGGGCGGCGGTTCATGCATCGTAACATCTGCTGACATTGCGGTCCGACCGCTGTATCTGTGGGGTTGTCGGGCAATCTTCATCCAGTGTTGCCTATATTCTGCAGGCGGCCCGGTATCTTTTACTCCTGCAAGTGCGGGTAGACTGTCTGTTAGTACATCCAGGACATCGTCAAGGCTGGAAAATCGGGTCGCATCCGATCCGGCCTGAACTGCCATTACGCGTCCAATCCATCTCCAGCTTTCGAGAATTTCGTCCTCAGGAACAAGCACTTGAATGAAACGCTGAGCTCGGCCCTCATTATTTATGAACGTGCCGTCGGATTCCGCAAAAGTCCCTGCAGGAAAAACGAGATGTGCCAGATCGGTTGTTTCTGACGTTATATGGTCCAGCACCACCACATTCCGAGCGGCTTTGAACAGGCGATCCGCCTCATCCCGCGACACTCGTGCAAAAAGGTCGTTTTCCAGTACGACAACCGTGTCAGCCTGTTTCATCTCCACTTGCGCGATAGCTTCATCCAGGCAACGTTCGCTCAACATTGCCATTCCGAGACTGTTTGCTTCCGGAAGCACATAGGAAAGCTCCGCTTTTCGACCTGTGGAATCGAGTGCCCGGACTATATTGCCGGCCGCCTGAATCACAGCTTCAGACCCGCAACCTGTACCTGATATGACGAGAGGGCGTCGAGCTTTTCTGAGAAATTGGGCTATCACCGAGGCTCGGATTTGCACCTCCTCGGGTAAATCGGCAACGGCTGGCGCTTTACCATCGATTTCGTTTGCAACGGCAAATCCCAATCGTGCTATGTCCTGAGGAGCTGCATAGTAAACGCTGGAAGCTATGTCATCCAGTCTGCCCGGACTCGGAGAAGCGATGGATAAGGGACCCAGTTTCTCCTGGATAAGTTGTCGAACAGCCAATTCGTTCCATACAGGGATACCTTGACGGTGACACATTTCCATAGGCTGAACCTTGACTGCCTGCCGCATTGCCAAGGCCATCATGGGAGCCGAATTCGTGAGGTCCTCTCCGAGAATCAACACTGCGTCAGCCTGTTCCATGTCGTGGAGAGAAGGCGATCGTGCGAAACCGTTTGACAGCTCGCTGAGCACGGCACTGAGAAGCCGATTCTGCCTTTTCGACACTCCTGAAAAAAATCGCTCGGGACCGACAAGGGTCCGAAGCATGAAATTGCTTTCAAGGGATGCCCGCGGTGAGCCAATCCCGATTACCCCCGAGCTTTCCGAAAGAATTTGGCGAAATCGGACCAGCGCTTCCTGGGTCGTGAGGAATTGGGGTTGTCCATTCCCGTTGGAACGGACAAAAGGTTTTCTGATACGTCTGTCGCTGTTTACAAATTCATACCCGTACCTGCCCCGGTCGCAGAGAAAATATCCGTTTACCTCGCGATTGTATCGATTTCTGATTCGCCTGAGCGTTTTATACCGCTCGCCGGGAATGGTGTTGCAGCCTACCGAACAATGTACGCACACGGACGGAGCGGTCTGAAGATCCCATTTTCGCGTATAGTGTTTGCGAAGCGTCTTGTCCGTGAAGACCCCTGTCGGGCACACTTCCACAAGATTGCCGCTGAACTCGCTTTCAAGCGGGCCGTCCTTGAATCGTCCAAAATAGATTCGCTGATGGATTCCGAATACGTCGAGATCTCGTCCGCCCGCGTAATTGCGATAAAACCGTACACATCGATAACACTGGATACAGCGGTTCATCTCGTGTTCGAGAAACGGACCGAGGTCCTGGCTGGTATAAGTCCGTTTCTTGAACCGAAATTGTCTTCGCGTATGACCGGTCATGACCGTCATGTCCTGTAAGTGACATTCTCCGCCTTCATCGCAGACCGGACAGTCGTGCGGATGATTCGTCATAAGCCACTGGATAATTCCTGCGCGAAACTGCTTCACTTCAGGATCGTTGATGGAAATGCGCATACCATCCAGAGCATCACTCACGCAGGACATGATTATCTGACCGCGAGTGTCTTTTTCGTCTCGAAACAGTTTTACCGCGCACTGCCTGCAAGCGCCTACGGAATGCATGGCAGGGTGCCAGCAAAAGTACGGAATATCGAAACCCAAGGAAAGGCAGGCGTTCAGAAGATTCTGACCGTCTTCAATCTCATAGGGTTTGTTGTCGATGTAAATGATCGCCATATCATCTCCAGGGACAACGGCGTTCGGAAATGTGTCGTTCGAAATCTTCCCTGAAAAATTTCAGAGCGCTTCCAAGAGGTTCGACGGCTCCGGGCGCAAGTGCACAAAACGTTCGGCCCGGCCCGAGATGTTTTACGTGAAATTCGAGAGTCTCCAAGTCTTCAGGCTGGCCCTTGCCTTCCTCCATGTCCTTGAGAATGGAAGCCACCCAGGGCAGACCCTCGCGACAGGGAGTGCACCAGCCACACGATTCATGAGCAAAGAAATGTTCCAGATTATGAACCATTCCTACCGGGCATGTTTTGTCGTCCAGAACGATCATGGTCCCGGTGCCCATCCTGCTGCCTGCCTTCTGGACGGAATCAAAGTCCATTCTTGTGTCGAGGTGTTCCTCCAGTAGAAAATCCGTGGAAGCTCCTCCGGGCAGAAGACCTTTTAATCTCAGACCTTCCTGCATGCCGCCCGCATGTTCATAAAGAATTTCACGTATGGTAGTGCCCATGGGCAACTCCCAGAATCCGGGCTTCTTCACTTTGCCGCTGACGCCGTAAATCTTGCTGCCGCCATCCCTCGACAGGCTCAGACTCTTGAACCAATCGGCTCCTCTATTGATGATATGCGACACGTTGCACAATGTTTCGACATTGTTCATGAGTGTAGGTCTTCCCCAGAGACCTGACTGAGTCTGGCGGGGCACTTTTGAATGAGGGACAGCGCGACTGCCTTCCAGAGCGCTGGTGAGCGCGGTTCCTTCACCGCACATATATCTGCCTGCGCTCATATGCAGATGCATTTCAAGATTCAATCCGCTGCCGAGAATGTTCTTTCCCAGATATCCCGCTTGCTGAGCCTCAGCCAAAGCCGTCTTGAGTATATCTCGGGCACGAGTGTACTCCCACCTGAGAAAGAGAAAAGCCGACTCGCACTCGTTCATCAGAGATCCGATGATCATGCCTTCGATCAATTGGTGAGGATCGCCTTCCATGAGAATCCGATCCTTGAATGTTCCAGGCTCCATTTCATCGGCATCCGTAACGAAATAGCGAGGTCCGGGGTTATCCTGGAGCGAAGGCATGGATTTCCACTTTGTTCCGGTCGGGAATCCTGCACCTCCTCTCCCTCGTAAACGGGCATCGGAAATCTCGTGGATTACAGCGTCCCTGCCCATTTTCAAGGCTTTGCGCAAAGCCTGGTACCCGCCGGCCTTTTCATACTCCTTCAAGGAAAGCGGTTCACCATGAGGTCTGAAATTGGCGGTGAGGGGCCGTTCCATCAAGCTCTCTCCCGATATTTCTCGAGTATTCTATCGAATGCATTCTCATCCAGATGCGTGTAAAGCTCCTCATCGATCATAAGCGCAGGGGCCTGCTCGCACACACCGAGGCATTGGATCGGAAGAAGGGTGAACATTCCGTCCGCCGTTGTCTGCCCCATTTGTATGCCTAGACGCTGACAAATGTGATCGAGCAGTTTTTCGTATCCCATAATCCAACAAGTCACGCTGGCACATATCATGATTCTGTGCTTACCGACGGGTTTTCGATAGATATGATTGTAGAAGGAAGCAACTCCTTCCAGTTCCGCCGGAGTCATGTCGAGAAATTCTGCTATTTCCACGAGCACTTCGTCAGAAATCCATCCCAGATCCTGCTGCACTATCTGTATGGCCTCTATACAACCGGCTTTTCTCGTGCCGCTTCTCTCGACTTCCTCCTGGATCTGTTTCTTCATTTCATCCGTCAACATACTGACTATCCTCACCGATCCACATCCGACATAACGAAATCGATACTCCCCAGATAAGCGACAAGATCGGAGACCGTCGCTCCTCGTATTACATCGGGTATCATCTGCAAGTGCAGAAACGAAGGAGTGCGTATACGGGTCCGGTACGACATGGTGTTTCCGTCACTGACAAGGTAATAGCCGTTTGCCCCTTTCGTCGCCTCGATGTTTACGAAAGATTCGCCCGGCGGAATGACCGGCCCCCAGCTCACGTGCAGAAAATGAGCGATCAATGTCTCTATATCGAGCAAGGTTCGATCTTTCGGAGGAGGCGTTGTCAAAGGATGGTCCGACTTATAAGGACCATCGGGCATGTTTCTGAGACATTGATCGATGATACGTAAGCTTTGACGCATTTCTTCCACGCGAACGAGACCTCTGTCGTAGCAATCACCGTTGTGGCCGATGGGGATTTCAAAATCCAGGTGCTCGTACCCTGAATATGGTTGCGCCTTCCGAAAATCCCAGGGCAGACCGCAAGCTCTCAAACCGGGGCCTGTTACGCCCCATTCTATGGCTTCATCCAGGGTATATGAGGCGATACCTTTTGTCCGGCCCTTGAATATTGGGTTATCGAGCACCAGAAGCTGGTACTCGTCGAGCCTTGCGGGAAAATAATCGATGAAATCTTTTACCGGTTTTTCCCAACCGTGTGGCAGATCTTGAGCAACTCCTCCGATTCTGAACCAACTCGGGTGCATTCTGCCCCCGCAAATTGCCTCAACAATCTCAAATACCCGTTCCCGGTCGTTAAACATGTAAAACACCGGGGACATCATGCCCAGATCCTGGGCGAACGTGCCGTAGAAAACCAGGTGATTGGAGATCCGGAAAAACTCCGACATCATAATGCGTATCATCTTGGCCTTATCCGGGACGTTAATCCCTGCGAGTTGCTCCACAGCCA
The sequence above is a segment of the Desulfomonile tiedjei DSM 6799 genome. Coding sequences within it:
- a CDS encoding NADH-quinone oxidoreductase subunit N codes for the protein MNLFDLFMLLPFLILSAAAVLLMLFVAFHRSHVISAVIAGSGLAASLMAVVAVSHSIPRQVTPLFLVDGFASYYMGLIFAAGLAVAVLAHGYFQEYTEPEEEFYVLLLLGCLGAAVLTCSSHFASFFLGLEILSISLYALVAYKRLTRDGVEAGLKYLVLTATADAFLLFGMALVFAQTGIMNFIALREIGTEAPQVLLLAGAGLIFVGIGFKLGVVPFHMWVADVYQGAPAPVTAFLATVSKGAVFALLFRYFAQAEIQEGSAAFWMFSAVSVASMFTGNILALLQKNVKRILAYSSIAHLGYLLIAFLAAKESAFLAIGFYLTAYFVTTLGAFGVVSVLSTSENEAGEIEQYQGLIWRRPLVAAFFTAMLLSLAGIPLTAGFLGKFYVMAAGVGSALWLLVTVLVVNSVIGLFYYLRIVAAMYVQPVTRTPDFDVPKPLHAGSGIVFAVLAAALIWLGTYPGPLIKLLQATFPVF
- the nuoM gene encoding NADH-quinone oxidoreductase subunit M, with amino-acid sequence MILVLLILIPFLGGIVTWILAGREVRWSRWISLAALAIDLAGAVYLAFIAWSSPGTWLADIQLEWMPQLGISFHLAMDGLSLVLVFLTLFLGIIAVACSWTEIQENAGFFHFLLMTVLSGILGVFLAFDLILFYFFWEVMLVPMYFLIGIWGHENRIYAAVKFFIFTQAGGLLMLFAMLGLYFVNGGSTGTYTFDYFQLLENPVTGPFSFWLMLGFFAAFAVKLPAVPFHTWLPDAHTEAPTAGSVILAGLLLKTGAYGLLRFILPLFPEASASFAPVAMIMGLVGILYGAVLAFAQTDLKRLVAYTSVSHLGFVLLGVFACNQWALQGAVVQMVAHGLSTGALFVLVGALQERIHSREMSRMGGLWASVPRMGGAVLFFALASLGLPGLGNFVGEFLILVGVYQANPFYTVPAVFGLVFAAVYSLWLVQKAFYGQSNERWQLPDLSLRETAMAASMIVGLLWLGLHPQPLLSVTRPAVEAIQASEEASRDASRQDSSSEIKSANVPNAFESGNR
- the nuoL gene encoding NADH-quinone oxidoreductase subunit L — encoded protein: MFTKVWLIPALPFLGFLILALTGSRLQKRVIAAIGVGSVGVSAIVALIAMFEFMIPLSKQTFYVHSVGSWFNVAGFAPRISFYFDALSLTMAMVVTVVGFFIHLYSAEYMIDEEDYQKFFAYMNLFVGFMLVLVLADNMLLLYLGWEGVGICSYLLIGFWYKNPENGYAAIKAFVITRIGDTALALGIFFLFAHLGTLQIQEIITRASIAWYPGSQTAVLAATLILIGALGKSAQLPLQTWLPDAMAGPTPVSALIHAATMVTAGVYLIARTNVLFSLAPPVQTTVATIGLLTLLIAGFSALVQTDIKRVLAYSTMSQIGYMFLALGVGAWSAAIFHFFTHAFFKSVLFLSAGVVITAMHHEQNIFKMGGLRKKLPVAFWTFLIGSGSLAAIPLITGGFYSKDAILLFTWSSEQGNPLLWLGGVLGAFITSLYIFRVVFLVFFGHEKSGSPKKPGLAIVIPLAVLAGLSVVSGFLETPRVLGHVTLFTDFLQTALPAVKSQHMSMSTETVLALAAAIVSLSGVLVGFFLYIEPSAILDRLAATRFGSVIHEYWYAGFGFDWLYRRVFIVPFVWISSKNRADIVDSLYAGIAKVTGWLNGVLSRTQTGLVRHYAVGIAVGAILAAAFMVFL
- the nuoK gene encoding NADH-quinone oxidoreductase subunit NuoK, which translates into the protein MEHGLILCAILFSLGLIGLLVRRNIIFMLMSIEVMLNAAGLAFVIAGARWGQPDGQVMFIFVLTMAAAEVAVGLTLVVQFYHRFKTLNTDAADTMRG
- the nuoJ gene encoding NADH-quinone oxidoreductase subunit J, with the protein product MNIVFYISGLVAIVATVLVITLRNPVHSLLYLILSLLAVALVFFTIGAPFAAALEIIVYAGAIMVLFVFVIMMLNPGSEEEDRYKQLFNPKTWIGPSVLATILLLELAYVFLQNRGIPSAVEEVGPKQVGIALFGPYVLGVELASILLLAGLVGAYHLGRRSPGGGRS
- the nuoI gene encoding NADH-quinone oxidoreductase subunit NuoI; this translates as MFAFLKSMWTILMHSFRKRETILYPEEKPYIPPRWRGRIILSRDPDGQERCVACYLCAVACPVDCIALQATQTPEGRRYPEFFRINFSRCIFCGFCEEACPTYAIQLTNDFEMSEYERHNLVYEKEHLLIDGPGKYPDYNFYAVSGLAVGKKEKDEESLNQKPPVDVNDLML
- the nuoH gene encoding NADH-quinone oxidoreductase subunit NuoH, with protein sequence MEAVLKPILIIVAVLVVLLALAAGLIWVERRLLGLWQDRYGPNRAGPFGLLQVLADMVKILTKEDWIPPFSDKWVFVIAPTIIMFTVLVSFAVVPFAPGIFIADLNIGLLFILGMSSLGVYSVALGGWSSAAKYSLIGAVRAAAQMVSYEIYMGLSVMGVVMLAGSFNLREIVDAQQNLWFVIPQFPGFIVFVIAGLAETRRLPFDLPEAENELVAGFHTEYSGMKFGMFFVGEYLGIVLISALTVILFLGGWHGPVLPPVIWFFLKTFVFIILFILFRATFPRPRYDQLMSFGWKVMLPISLLNLVVLGGIVLAGGF
- the nuoG gene encoding NADH-quinone oxidoreductase subunit NuoG, whose product is MAIIYIDNKPYEIEDGQNLLNACLSLGFDIPYFCWHPAMHSVGACRQCAVKLFRDEKDTRGQIIMSCVSDALDGMRISINDPEVKQFRAGIIQWLMTNHPHDCPVCDEGGECHLQDMTVMTGHTRRQFRFKKRTYTSQDLGPFLEHEMNRCIQCYRCVRFYRNYAGGRDLDVFGIHQRIYFGRFKDGPLESEFSGNLVEVCPTGVFTDKTLRKHYTRKWDLQTAPSVCVHCSVGCNTIPGERYKTLRRIRNRYNREVNGYFLCDRGRYGYEFVNSDRRIRKPFVRSNGNGQPQFLTTQEALVRFRQILSESSGVIGIGSPRASLESNFMLRTLVGPERFFSGVSKRQNRLLSAVLSELSNGFARSPSLHDMEQADAVLILGEDLTNSAPMMALAMRQAVKVQPMEMCHRQGIPVWNELAVRQLIQEKLGPLSIASPSPGRLDDIASSVYYAAPQDIARLGFAVANEIDGKAPAVADLPEEVQIRASVIAQFLRKARRPLVISGTGCGSEAVIQAAGNIVRALDSTGRKAELSYVLPEANSLGMAMLSERCLDEAIAQVEMKQADTVVVLENDLFARVSRDEADRLFKAARNVVVLDHITSETTDLAHLVFPAGTFAESDGTFINNEGRAQRFIQVLVPEDEILESWRWIGRVMAVQAGSDATRFSSLDDVLDVLTDSLPALAGVKDTGPPAEYRQHWMKIARQPHRYSGRTAMSADVTMHEPPPPIDPDSPLEFSMEGAQSTPDLPLIPRFWWPGWNSIQSLNKFQSEIAGPLVGGNPGVRLIEPRTEPIRDYFNDVPQSFESRPDAWQFVTLYHIFGSEELSVLSPGIAERSPKPYVGLSPEDAALFGSDEGDLMEVKLDRVYELPLRIIPGLAQGVAGLPVGLPGLKGIDLPAWGEISPICFQS